The following DNA comes from Mycoplasma phocoenae.
ACTGCAAAAGCATCACCAACTATGTTGTTTAAATTCGAAGGAACGGCTCCTCTAATCACACCTAATTTTTTACCAGTATTAAAGTCGGGCATTGCTGAAATTAATCCTCATGTATAAGGGTGTTGTGGGTTTTTAAGAATTTCTTCTCTAGTTCCTGTTTCAACAATTTGACCAGCATACATAATATTAATATAGTCAGCTATCGATGCAACAACACCAAGATCGTGAGTAATAAATACAATTGAAATTTTTAATAGTTGTTGTAATTCGTGAATAATGTCAAGTACAAGAGCTTGAACAGTCGGGTCCAAAGCAGTTGTGGGTTCATCCATTACAATCAATTTCGGTTTCAGAGAAATAATAGCCGCAATAGCTATACGTTGAATCATTCCACCTGATAATTCATGTGGGTATAAATTCATAACTTTTTCCGGGTTGTTAATTTTAGTCATTTTTAAATATTTGACCGCTTCATTGTAAGCTTCTTTTTTATTTTTAACTACTTTATTAATTAACATACCTTCCATAATTTGGAATCCCACTTTTGTGGTTGGATCAAGTATTGACATAGGGTTTTGGAATATTGCTGAAACAATTCTTCCACGTAATTTTGCTTTTTCTCAATCTTTTAAAGTAAAGTTATGTACTTCAAGACCGTATAATTTTACTGAACCAGATTCAATTACAGCATTGTTACCAGTTAAACCATATAACAATGAAGTAATAACTGATTTACCAGAACCAGATTCACCAATAACAGCATGTACTTTTCCTTCATAAATTTTTAATGAAGGTCCTCTTAAAACTAAGTTTTTTACTGAAGGTTCTGCAGGGTTTTTAAATGTTAAATAAATATCGTTTATTTCAGCGACTATTTTCAATTTTTCATCATCAATAATATCTATTGGAGCATTTTTCATAAATTCTTCAAAATTTGAATTTGATAATTTTTTAGATTGTTTTTTAAACGTGTTATTTCAAAAATGTTTTTTTGGTTTAACTTCCATCATATCGTGTAAGGCAGGTTTATATTCGTAACGGATAGGTTTTTGTAATTTTTTAATGTAACCATTTAAGGGATTCATATTGTTTTTTTTCATAATTTCCTATCTTTGACGCAATAGACTGTCTTGTACAGCTGATGCCATTAATTGAATTGAAGTTGTTACGATAATTAAAATTGATGATGGTAGTAAAACGTATCTTGGATATGTTAAGAATATTGTTGTTCCGTCGTTAATTAAGTTCCCAAGTGTTGGAGTATCAATGATTGATAAACCAATAAATGCTAATGATGTTTCAGCACCAATAACACCTGGAACATTGAAAACTATTTCAGTGATTAATAAAGGAATAACTACTGGAATATAATTTAGCAATACTTTATATGTTGGTGTACCTAAAACTTTCGAAGCACTTACTCATTCGAATGTTTTTGCCCTCATAACTTGAGAACGCATTTGGTTAGCTATACCTGTTCAAGAAGTAAACGTTAAAGCAAAAACAATTACTCAGAAAGTGGGTTTAAAAACAATTGTGATGATAATTAAAATTATTATTGATGGTACGTTTGTAATAACTTTAATTATAAATGTCATGATTTTGTCGAATCATTTGAAATGACCCATCATAACACCTATTAATAATCCAAAGAAGACTTGAATTAATGATGTAACTACTGCAAGGGTTAATGAGTAACGTAATCCTCATCATAAACGTGCTCAAATGTCACGCCCTAATGAGTCAGTACCAAAGATATTACCTTCAGTAAAGAATGTATGATAACGTTCAGAAATATTCAACTTATTCGGATCTGCCGAAAACAATGGTAGTACTAATGCTAGAGCAATAATAACTAACAATGTAATCAGCCCAAAAACTCCTGAAAATGATCTACTGAAACGATAAAAGAAATCACTGAAGGCACCTTTTCTTTTCCGCATTCCTCTTGTTTCATTGTATTCAAAAATATTACCTATAATTTCTCATTTACGATGTTGAAATGGTTGTAATAAAGCATTAGGGGCTAAATTATTGCCATGAACATTATTGGGTGATTCTTGTCTTCGTTTTTTATTAGAATTTGCCATTTTATTCCTTTCCTAATGTCTTCTTCTTACACGTGGATCTATTAGTTTATATAAAGCATCACGTAATGCATAAGATAATATTGTAATCAATGAAAATATTACAACCATGAATAAGATAATATTGTAATCTTTAGATGTTATAGCTTGCAATAATAATCCCCCTGAACCAGTAATAAAGAAGATTTTTTCTACAAACAGTGAGCCAATGAAACTACCAAATATAACTACTGGGAAAAATGTTGCAATAGGGAATAATGAAGGTTTTAGAGCATGTGTTCATACGAAGCGACGTTTTGAAATACCTTTTAAATAAATAAATTTAGCATGTTGTGAATTCAATTCACGGTTTAATTCAGTTCTTATATATTTAATATAAACAATTATAGAACCCAACGACAATGCCAATCCAGGCAGAATGT
Coding sequences within:
- a CDS encoding ABC transporter ATP-binding protein, whose amino-acid sequence is MKKNNMNPLNGYIKKLQKPIRYEYKPALHDMMEVKPKKHFWNNTFKKQSKKLSNSNFEEFMKNAPIDIIDDEKLKIVAEINDIYLTFKNPAEPSVKNLVLRGPSLKIYEGKVHAVIGESGSGKSVITSLLYGLTGNNAVIESGSVKLYGLEVHNFTLKDWEKAKLRGRIVSAIFQNPMSILDPTTKVGFQIMEGMLINKVVKNKKEAYNEAVKYLKMTKINNPEKVMNLYPHELSGGMIQRIAIAAIISLKPKLIVMDEPTTALDPTVQALVLDIIHELQQLLKISIVFITHDLGVVASIADYINIMYAGQIVETGTREEILKNPQHPYTWGLISAMPDFNTGKKLGVIRGAVPSNLNNIVGDAFAVRNDYALGIDFEQEPPMYQISETHFVKSNLFNEKASKIEEPKIIKYLWNIYNTKMNEKYGSAAKTYVNDTTQKHYEKLAAEHNKKIDEFNKINKKEA
- a CDS encoding ABC transporter permease, which translates into the protein MANSNKKRRQESPNNVHGNNLAPNALLQPFQHRKWEIIGNIFEYNETRGMRKRKGAFSDFFYRFSRSFSGVFGLITLLVIIALALVLPLFSADPNKLNISERYHTFFTEGNIFGTDSLGRDIWARLWWGLRYSLTLAVVTSLIQVFFGLLIGVMMGHFKWFDKIMTFIIKVITNVPSIIILIIITIVFKPTFWVIVFALTFTSWTGIANQMRSQVMRAKTFEWVSASKVLGTPTYKVLLNYIPVVIPLLITEIVFNVPGVIGAETSLAFIGLSIIDTPTLGNLINDGTTIFLTYPRYVLLPSSILIIVTTSIQLMASAVQDSLLRQR